Sequence from the Rhodococcus jostii RHA1 genome:
CCGGTGCGCGGCGGTCACCCGTCAGTATGATCAGTCGGTTCAGCCCGGCCGCCCGCAGTCGGCGCAACGTGCGAGGCGCGTCTCGACGAAGCGGATCCCGCAGCAGGATCGCCCCGGCCAAAGTGCTGTCGATCTGAACCCAGGCCGCCGCCGCGCCGTCCAGGGCCGATCGCGTCGAGACGGCCTCCGCCCAGTCCGGCAACACGCCGTAGTCCGCACTGACCTTGACGGCACGACCGTTCACGACGCCGCTGACCCCGGTTCCGGCTGCTCGCTGACATCGGTGGGCAGTGGCAGCGCGCAGCCCCTCGCCCTCGCGAAGTGGACGATCGACTCGGCGAGAACGTGGGGCGACAACTGGTCGACAGCGGCGGCGAGTCGGAGTACCTCGTCGGGATCGTGGCCGGGGGCGGCCGCGACGTCGAGCCCGGACGGCCTGCCGGTCGTCAGCGTTCCCGTCTTGTCCATCCACCAGGGTCCGCGCTCGACGCGACCTTGTCCCGCTGCGGACCGCATTCGTGCCGGTCGACCGCGTAGTAGGCGATGTTGCAGCCGCCGGGGGCCGGTCCGAGTCGACGCTCGAGGTCAGACCACGAGAACCGTGTGCGTTCACCGCCGTAGTCGGTGAAGTTCGGTGCCGCCCCGGGGGTGGACGACGATGTGGGAATCATGCTCATAGCCGCTGATCACAGTCCGTGTCCGCACGCAGCCGCGTCCTGTGTGGCTGCCAGCTCGAACAATTGGTGCGCAAGGTCGGTCAAAGCACGAGCGGCGGCCATCTGGCGACTGACCTGCACTGTGTCGGCGTGTCGAGAGTGGCAGCCGGCCTCTCCCTGCCCTTCGAGGAGGGCCTTGCCGTGCGGGCGCAGGCGCGCCGTGGCCCGGGAGCAGGTCTGCTCCGCGTCGGGTTCGTGTATCTCGATCTCCACGGGCCACGTGGTCGCGGGCACCGGTCTGGTCACCGCCGCCCCGGACCCTTGCACATCGCGCCCATGCCGCTGGTCCGTCATGGCCTCTCCTGTTCGATTGCCGTGTGGTGACGCTCGGTAACGGGCCCGGTCCTCCGGATCGGTGGGACACGATCACTCGGTTGTCCGGTGTGGGCTCACAACGGCCGGACGACGACCGTTCAGGGTGCCGTTCGAGTGCCGTGAAGAGCCGTTGCCGGGCAACCCGTTCGGCCAATTCCGGCATGTCGGCGATCGGCACCCTCGCGAGATCCGCAATACTGCCCGCCACTGTCCGAGCAATCGCATCCCGCGTGAAACTCCCCTCGAACTCGGGAATCAGCCGCTCCACCACCGGCGCCTGCGTGTGCACCATCGCCGTGGTCTCCGTGTCACTGCTCGTGCTGGTCATTGCGTTTCGAGGATCTTTCGATGCCGGTAGGGCGCCCTTGGTTTCCTTCAGCATCGCGAACCCACCGACATCGGCAATAGAGGCGAAGGACCGTAGTCGAGGACCAAAGGCTCTGACGCCGCGTCCGCCGCCACGCTTGAATGAATTCCGACGGCCGACGACGGAGGTGACGGTGCATGAAAACCCGAACGCCGCACGCGGTCACCACGGGCGTCGTCGTGCGCTCCCTTCGACCCACCGACAGAGACGACGTGCAGTCTCTACACGAGCGGATGGACCAACACGACGCCTACCTGAGGTTCTTCGGAGCCCGTCCGAAGCATCTCGAGGATCTGGCCGAGTCACTGTGCCTGCAAGACCCCCGGCATTGCGCACTGGGCGCCTTCATCGGCGGCATCCTGGTAGGAGTCGCGAACTACGTGAGCCCGGCACACCAGTTGGACAACGACTCGACGCCGGTCGAATTCGCGCTGGTGGTCGATCACGAGTACCAATCGCACGGAATCGGAACGATGCTGCTGACCCGGCTCGTCGACGCCGCGCGGGCGCACGGCATCGAGCGGATGACGGCGGAGGTGCTGGCGCAGAACACCTTGATGCTCGAGGTGATCCGAGACCGGGGGTGGGCCCACGCGCTGCGTCGCGACGGGACCACACTTCACCTCGACCTCGACCTCGACCTCGATGAGGACGCGCAGGCTGACGGACCTTCGGCGCGGCGCCGGCCCGTCGTGATGTGACGAACCCTCATGTCGGCGACCGAGAGAACTCAGAGGTGTTCGCCACCGCAGGCAGTCGGTGGACTCGAGGTGAGCGGAGTCGAGACGCACACGGCCTATGTCGTCATGGTCGGTGATGTCGTCTTCAAGGCGAAGAAGCCGATCCGGACGGCGTTCGCCGACTTCGGCACCGCCGAAAGGCGTCGCGCGGCCTGTGAGCGTGAAGTGACATTGAACCGCAGGCTGTGCCCCGACGTGTATCTCGGAGTCGCCGAATTGACGGACCCAGCCGGAGGGCCGACCGAAGCGCTGGTCAAGATGCGCCGGATGCCGTCGGACCGACGACTGGCCCGGCTGGTCGGCGGGGGCGGCGACGATACCACCGCGCAGGTGGATGCGATCGCCGCCGTCGTCGCCCGATTCCACGCCGGGGCGGAGCAGTCTGCGGAGATCGATTGTGACGCCACGCCCGGAGCGGTGGCCGCACGGTGGCGAGCCAACGTCTCCGAAGTGACGAGTTACCGGTGCGATGTCCTCCCGGCGGCGGACGTCCACGAGGTGCAGGCGCGGGCCCTCAGGTATCTGAAGGGGCGGAAACGGCTGTTCGAGTACCGCGTTCGGGAAGGCCGGATAGTCGATGGTCACGGCGATCTTCTGGCGGACGACATCTTCTGCCTCGCAGACGGGCCGCGCATTCTCGACTGCCTCGACTTCGACGACCACCTACGCCACGTCGACTGTATCGACGACGCGGCATGCCTCGCCATGGATCTCGAGTACCTGGGACGCGAGGACCTGGGATCGCGGTTTCTCGATCGGTATTGCGCCGCGGCACGCGATGAGCCGCCGGCATCATTGCAGCATCACTACATCGCCTATCGGGCGTTCGTCCGTGCGAAGGTGGCCTGCCTGCGGTACACGCAGGGTTCCCGCGCGGCCGGCGAGGATGCTCGGGCGCACTGCAACCTCGCGTTGCGGCAGCTGCGCGCGGGAACCGTGCGAATGGCACTGGTCGGTGGGCTGCCCGGCACCGGAAAGTCCACGCTGTCGCGCAAGTTGGCTGACGTCACCGGATCCGTCGTCATCTCCAGCGACCACGTCCGCAAGGAACTCGACGGCCTCGATCCGCATTCCCGTCAGGTGGCCGGATTCGGTGAGGGCTTGTACAGCGGCACCATGACCGACCGCACCTACGCCGAGGTGCTGCGGCGCGCTCGCGACCATCTCACGGCGGGAAGGTCGGTCGTGCTGGATGCGTCGTGGACACAATCGATGCGCCGGGAGCGCGCTGCGCTCGTCGCTTCCTGCACCCACAGCGATCTCGTCGAACTCGAGTGCAGGGCACCACGCGCCATGGCGATCGCGAGAATCGGGAGCCGTCCAACCGGCGACTCGGACGCCACCCCCGCCGTGTACGACGCGATGGCCGCGAGTGCCGCGGCGTGGCCCTCGGCCACCGCGGTCGACACGGACACGGCCGCCGGGGACAGCGTGCAGACGGCGGAGCGGATCTGGCATTCCACGTCGGGGTGGCGAGATGAGTAGTCACAGCTACCGTTCGCCGGTCACGGTTTGCCCGACGACAGGAGAGCCCATGCCCGACATCGTGACGTTGACGATGAATCCTGCGCTCGACATCACCACGAGCACGAACCGGGTGGTGCCGACCGACAAGGTGCGCTGCGGCGCGCCTCGCCGAGATCCCGGCGGCGGCGGACTGAACGTGGCCCGGGTACTGCACGTTCTCGGAACTCCCGCGACGGCGGTGTTTCCTTCGGGCGGCCATACAGGCCGGGCCCTCGAGGATCTCGTGGCCACCGAGGGCGTCGAGATCCGGAGTCTGACGATCCGCGGTTCCACACGGGAGAGCCTGACGATCAACGAGAACGAGACGGGTCTGCAGTACCGTTTCGTCCTGCCGGGACCAACAGTGACCGCAAGGGAACAGGTGGCCTGTCTCGACCTGGTCATCGAGGTCGCGTCGGGCGCCGACTATGTGGTGGTGAGCGGAAGTCTGCCACCGGGTGTGCCCGCCGATTTCTACCAGCAGGTGGCAGACGTCGTCGGCGACCTCGGTGCGCGAGTCATCGTCGATACGTCCGGTCCGGCCCTGAGACAACTTCGGGGTGGTGTGTTTCTCGTCAAACCGAGCATTCGCGAACTCCGGGACTGGACGGGGCGGGAGTTGTCGGCGATCGACGACCAGGTGGCAGCGGCTCGGGAAGTCATCGACCGGGGGGTCTCCCAGATCGTCGTCCTCTCGCTCGGTGCCGATGGCGCTCTGCTGGTCACACGGGACCGCGACGAGCATTTCCCGTCGGTCCAAGTCCCGGTGGTCAGCGGTGTCGGTGCAGGCGACAGCATGGTCGCCGGTGTGGTGTGCGGCCTGGCACACGGTCGTTCGTTGAGCGACTCGGTGCGGTACGGGATCGCCGCGGGGGCGGCCATGCTGCAGACACCGGGCACCGCCCTGTGCCGGCGACCCGACGTCGAGCGGTTCTATCAACTGCTCACCGACGGATCCGCCGCGGGCACCATCGTCGGATAGTCAGGCGTGTGCGAGATGGAGACCGGCCGCGCTCAGTTCCGCGTAGTTCGGCCTTCAGTTCGTACGCGGGAATGGACGTGGGCCGCGACAACGGCCTGGTCGTCGACCGCGATTACGAGGACAAGGCCCCGTACCGGTTCACCGGAACCGTCCACGAGGTCGTGTTCGATCTCCAACCGGCAAACCACGAGGCCGAACTCGCGCTGCACGAGCACGCGGCGATGCAGGGTGTCGGGCACGGCGCGGCCGGCTGACCCGACGATGCCTTTGCCCGGGCTCAGGGGTGTTCGCTGTACAGGGCGGCGCCGGCGGTGACCCCTGCACCCACGGCGACGATCAGGACACGGTTCCCGGCCGGGATACCACCCGTCCGGCGGTCCAGGGCCGCCACGAGGGACGCGGTATGCATCCGTTCGTCATAGGCGACCACGATCCGCGGCACGGGGACACCCAGGTGCTCGGCGAGCGCCGCGCGGAACTTCGGCCGGGCGGGAGCGGCCACGATCAGATCGACATCGGCGAGCTCGAGGGAGGATGCCTCCAGGCATTCCCTCGCCGCCTGCGCTCCGGCGGTCGCGAATCGCTCGTCCATCGAATCCGACTCCCGGAATCGCAGTACGTTCCGGGAATCCTCGAGTCCGACGGTGGCACAGAAGCTTTCACCGGCGTCGGAGCAATTCACCCAATGGACGGGCCCCAGGCCGAATTCGTCGTCGGTCCAGCGGCAGAGGATGGCTCCACCCGTCGGCGCAAACGGAAAGTGCTCGCTCATCCCACGTCCGGGATCGGCATCACTGGCAACCACCAGCGCCCAGTTGATCGTGTGCGACCGCAGGAATCCGTCGACGATCTGCAGACCGTTGAGAGCCCCACAGGATCCGTTTGCGACATCGAAGGAAAAGGTCCCGTGCGTGTCGTCGTGGGGGTCCTCCGGGTGGGCACCGATATCTTCCTGGATGAGCGCCGCGAGGGCGGGCTCTCCCAGATTCCGGTCGCGGTACAACCCGACGTTGACGAGCAGGTCCAGGTCGTCGGCATTCCGACCGGCCCGTTCGAGGCAGGTCTGGGCGGCCGACACCGCGAGATGCAATGCACTGTGGCGGGTACGCCAGCCGCCTCGTGTGACGTCGAGCCGATCAATGACTGTGCCCATAGCGTGCCACCAATTCCTCGTCCAGGGTCAGCAGAACGACGCCGATCTCCAAACCCGATGCGAGGGCGATCAACGCCACGGTCTCACCCGCTCGGATGCGGCCTGCTTCGAGTTCCTCGACCAGCGCGACGGTGTGGGTCGTCGAGGCCGTATTTCCATAGCGGTCGACGGTGATGACCGCGTCGTGCCGTGGAGAATCGCCCAGCGTGGCGGTCACCTCGGCCATCCCTTTGCGGATCGCTCGCGCCGAGGTTTGGTGTGTGATCACGTGATCGATGTCGTGGAGGGAGATCCCGGCGGCGTCGAGCACCTCGTGCAACAACAGCGGGGTGTCCGCGATCGCCGCCCGCTGGATCCCCCGCGAGTTGGTGAACATTCGGGCGCCGGGGTCGTCGCCCTTCGGGTACGCGAGACAGAGCCGACTGTAGTCGGCGACGGTGGTGAATCCGGCCAAACCGATCCCGGCCGATCCGGCAGGGGCACGTTCGAGGAGCAGCGCGGCCCCGGCGTCGCCGAGCGTGAGGCACGCAAGCTCCTTGCTCATGATGTTCCGGATGTGCTGGGCAGCATTCTGTCCGAGCTGCGAAATGTACTCACCACTGACGACAAGTGCCCGTTCGACGATTCCCTGACGGATCCAGTTGTTCATCACCGTCACACCGGTCAACATGCCGGCGCACGCGTTCGAGAGATCGAAGGTCATCGCCCCCGGCGCGCCGATCGCCTGGGCGACCGCACTACTCATCGTCGGTTCGAGCCATTGGGTGAGACCGCCGTGAAACTTGGTGATGCTGCAGCTGACCACTACATCGATCGACGCGGCGTCCCGGTTCGACCGTTCCAGGCAATCCAGTGCCGCCGAGATCGCCAGTGTGTAGGAGTCTTCGTCCCCCACCGATACCCGGCGCTCGCGGATCCCGGTGAGCCGCTCGAGGTCGATGTGAGTCGAGTGACGGGTGGTCGACATCAGGTCCGTGGTCGTGAGATGTGTCGTGGGTAGATGCCGGCCGGCCCCGGCGAGACGCGTAGCGAACGGCATTCGCCGGTCGTCGTTCTCGGTCTCCATGACCAGCCAACGCTTGACCATTCTTCCCACCTCCGTGCTCACTCCACAATCGCGCATCGGCGATGTCGTCACCAGGGCATTTGGACCCTTCCGGGGGATCGTTCGAACCAGCACCGAGGAATGCGACGAGGTGAGGTCCTAGGACCCTTGTCCTGTGACGGTGGCACGCCGACGCTGAGGGACGAGGAGAGGAGTCGTCATGCAGGCACGACACGTCATGAGCAGCCCGGTCACCACGGTGGACCGATCCACCTCGGTGGACGAATGCCTTCGGTTGGTCGGAAGTTCGGGCTTCACGGTGCTTCCGGTCGTCGACGAGCGGAAGCATCTCGTGGGCATCGTGTCCGAGGGTGATCTGCTCCGTGCACGATTCCGTGAGCTGGGCGGGGCGGACCGCGGGACCGACCCGCAGCCTGACGAGATGTCCGCAGGCGACGTCATGGCCAGTCCCGTGGTGGCGATGACGGCCGACGCGGAGGTCAGTGAACTCGCATCCGCGATGCTTCGATCTCGGCTGCGCGGCATCCCCATCGTCCACGATCACGACATCCTCGGGATCGTCACCCGCCCCGATCTCATCGCCGTCCTCACGACCGACGACGCTCAGGTCGCAAAGGAAGTGCAGCACCGCCTCGACGTCTACGGTGGAGCCGGCCGATGGCGCGTAGACGTCGCCCACGGCTCCGCCGCGATCTACGGTGTCACGCCTCAGGACCCGGAACGAAATGTCATCGCCGCACTGGCCGATACCGTGCCGGGCATCGCCGAGGTGCATTTCCCGCCCGAGTAGCCGAACCTCGATGTCACACCGATCCTCGTTTTCTCTGGGCAGGAGCCGGCAATGCAGGCAAGGTATCTCGACGCCGGAGATCTGCGATGGCCATGGGTCGCGGCCGCCGCCGTCGTGGGCTTCGCCGCATTGTCGATGACATCTCCCCTCGCCGTCCTCGGGGGTGCAGCCGCGGTCGTCTTCATCGGACTCGGCGTTTTCCGTAATCCGCACCAACGGGTCGTCGGCGCCGCGATCGTGTCGGTCGGTGTCGGACTGCTGGTGCCGGGCTTGCCCGCCCTGCTCCTGCACGGTGTGAACTCGCTGTGACCGGCCGGTCCGCGATCACGCGGCACCGCAGTCTCGACGGGCCGACGCGAACGAACAGAGACGAGGTATCGACATGACAACAGATTCACCGATCGTCGTGGGTGTGGACGGATCGGCGCACTCACTCGACGCCGTGTGCTGGGCCGCCGACGCGGCCGTCCACCATCGAGCCCCGTTGTCCTCCCTCCTCGGTGCGCCCGGTACGTTCGGCGACGCCGTCAACCTCTCCGCAGGCGTGTTCAGCGGCGTGGAATATGCGGGCACCCAGAGTCTCGCCACGGCTTCGGAACTCGCCCGGCGGAGCGTGCCCGGCAACCACCTCACCCTCCGGACGTCGCTGCGTCACGGCTCGGCCGTGGCGGCCCTGCTCGACGCCGCCGAGTCGGCGCGCATGCTGGTCGTCGGTTCCCGTGGCCTCGGAGAGTTCACCGGCGGCCTGGTCGGGTCGGTCAGCGCCGCGGTTGCCAGTCATGCACCCTGCCCGGTGGCGGTGATTCGCGGAATGCCAGAAATGGACGCGCCGCCGTTGGACGGCCCGGTGGTGGTCGGAGTCGATGGTTCACCGAACAGCGAACCTGCCATCGCGGCCGCCTTCGAGGAGGCCTCTCTGCGCGGCGTCGACCTCGTGGCAGTGCACGCGTGGAGCGACTTCAGCCTGTTGACCGTTACCCCCGCCGATCCCAGCGACAACGAACTTCCCTGGTCGGCAATCGAAACCGCTGAACGGGCGGTCCTGTCGGAGAGACTTGCCGGATGGAAGGACAAATATCCGGACGTGTCCGTCCGCAAAGTTGTCGTCCGAGATCGACCGGTTCACCACCTGCTCCAGCAAGCGCGGGAATCGCAGTTGGTGGTGACCGGCAGCCGGGGGCGTGGTGGGTTCGCCTCACTGTTGCTCGGTTCGACGAGCCGGGCTCTCCTCCACGCGCTGACCTGCCCGCTGCTGATCGTTCGCCGGTGACGAGACGAGACGCCTCCACCGTCGTCCCCGCCGGGCGGACCGTGTTGAGTCCCTTCTGAGGATCGGCCGCGCATTGGGGGCCTTCGGGTTCGTCGTCGTTGCAGGCACGCTCGGATATGTCGTCCTGGGCTTCGGCATGCTGGATGCGCTGTACCAAACCGTGACGACGAATAAGCACGGTCGGGTTTCGTGAGGTTCACCCACTCGGTGCGGTGGGCCAGATCTTCACGATCCTGCTCATACTGGCAGGTGCCGGTACGGCGCTGTACACGTTCGGAGTAATCCTCGAAGCCCTGATCGAGGGGTATCTACGGCAGCACATGGAGCGTCGGCGAATGGACAGACACATCAGCAGGATGACCGGGCACGCGATCGTCTGTGGTTTCGGCCGGGTCGGACGGGCCGGAGTGCAGTATCTGGCCACGCTCGGGATGCCGGTCGTCGTCGTCGATCGCGATCCGGAGCGCCTCGCCGAGCTCGACGTCCCGACAGTCGTCGGGGATGTCACCGACGATCAAGTTCTCGAAGCGGCGGGAATCGGCCATGCCCACGCTCTGATCCGGGCGGGAGCAAACCGCGTCGTCACCCTCATCTCATCGGGGGCGCCGGATGGGTGCCTTCGCGCTCCAGCCACACGTCGCCGAGTTCTCGCACGTCGTGATGCACGACGAGACGCTGGATTACCGGATCGAGGAGGTCGAGGTCTCGCCTGCCTCGCCGCTGGCCGGGCGAACACTGGCGGAAGCGGGCCTCGCGGCGCAACCGGCTCACTGTTGATGGCGTTGTGGTCACCGACGGGGCAGTTCGTCGCCGATCCCACCCCGGAGCAACGTCTGGACCCGGGCACCATTCTCATTGCACTCGGAACTGCGCCGCAACTCGATGCGCTTCGGCGCGAGGTCAGGCAGAGTGAGGGAATCTACTCACCCTGAACAGTTTCCGCCCTCACCGAGCCTGCGCCGGGGCACGGCGGGCCCACCGGAAGTACGCGATCGGTCCGATGAAGTTCACGGCAATCGCAGCAGCCCATGTCGTTCTGCTCCCCCTGATCTCGTGTGGATCACGTTTCGCGAGATCTGCCCAGGCCGCCACGGCCAGCCCCACCTGCACCGCCGCCATCACCACCAGCGCGGCGCGCTGCGACGCTGTCAGACGCGACCACGTCACAGGCCTCTTCCATGGACTCATCGCTGCTCCTCCGATCTCACTTCACCGGCCCGGCACCCGCGAGGTTAGTGCCTCCTCGGCGCCCGACCACCGGATTCAGGTCCATCTTTCCGTGTCCCGGGTCGATTCGGCGGCGATGGCGCCTGCCCACGCGCACACGTCCGCCCAGTCGCGGGCGTCGCCGTAGTGCCCACCCATGAGCGTGAAGACGACTCGCCCGAATCCCGGCCAGTCGCCCGGTGCGATCACGCCGGCGAAGAATCGGTGGTCGCGCACATCGGCCGCATCCCGCAGTATCCGCACTGCTCCGGGCTCCGGTGTCACGCGACGCAGAAAACGCGCCAGTCGTTTCGACAGGGTGGTGCTGGTGACGCCGACCGACGACACCGAGAACGCCCATACGCGCCTTCTTTCCGTGTCCCGGGTCGATTCGGCGGCGATGGCGCCTGCCCACGCGCACACGTCCGCCCAGTCGCGGGCGTCGCCGTAGTGCCCACCCATGAGCGTGAAGACGACTCGCCCGAATCCCGGCCAGTCGCCCGGTGCGATCACGCCGGCGAAGAATCGGTGGTCGCGCACATCGGCCGCATCCCGCAGTATCCGCACTGCTCCGGGCTCCGGTGTCACGCGACGCAGAAAACGCGCCAGTCGTTTCGACAGGGTGGTGCTGGTGACGCCGACCGACGACACCGAGAACGCCCATACGCGCCTTCCCTCGAACTGGGACCGCAGGCGCCCGACGGCGTCGGAGGCCTCGG
This genomic interval carries:
- a CDS encoding CBS domain-containing protein, giving the protein MQARHVMSSPVTTVDRSTSVDECLRLVGSSGFTVLPVVDERKHLVGIVSEGDLLRARFRELGGADRGTDPQPDEMSAGDVMASPVVAMTADAEVSELASAMLRSRLRGIPIVHDHDILGIVTRPDLIAVLTTDDAQVAKEVQHRLDVYGGAGRWRVDVAHGSAAIYGVTPQDPERNVIAALADTVPGIAEVHFPPE
- a CDS encoding 3-oxoacyl-ACP synthase III family protein — protein: MVKRWLVMETENDDRRMPFATRLAGAGRHLPTTHLTTTDLMSTTRHSTHIDLERLTGIRERRVSVGDEDSYTLAISAALDCLERSNRDAASIDVVVSCSITKFHGGLTQWLEPTMSSAVAQAIGAPGAMTFDLSNACAGMLTGVTVMNNWIRQGIVERALVVSGEYISQLGQNAAQHIRNIMSKELACLTLGDAGAALLLERAPAGSAGIGLAGFTTVADYSRLCLAYPKGDDPGARMFTNSRGIQRAAIADTPLLLHEVLDAAGISLHDIDHVITHQTSARAIRKGMAEVTATLGDSPRHDAVITVDRYGNTASTTHTVALVEELEAGRIRAGETVALIALASGLEIGVVLLTLDEELVARYGHSH
- a CDS encoding dsRBD fold-containing protein, with the protein product MTDQRHGRDVQGSGAAVTRPVPATTWPVEIEIHEPDAEQTCSRATARLRPHGKALLEGQGEAGCHSRHADTVQVSRQMAAARALTDLAHQLFELAATQDAAACGHGL
- a CDS encoding 3-oxoacyl-ACP synthase III family protein, which codes for MGTVIDRLDVTRGGWRTRHSALHLAVSAAQTCLERAGRNADDLDLLVNVGLYRDRNLGEPALAALIQEDIGAHPEDPHDDTHGTFSFDVANGSCGALNGLQIVDGFLRSHTINWALVVASDADPGRGMSEHFPFAPTGGAILCRWTDDEFGLGPVHWVNCSDAGESFCATVGLEDSRNVLRFRESDSMDERFATAGAQAARECLEASSLELADVDLIVAAPARPKFRAALAEHLGVPVPRIVVAYDERMHTASLVAALDRRTGGIPAGNRVLIVAVGAGVTAGAALYSEHP
- a CDS encoding 1-phosphofructokinase family hexose kinase, whose amino-acid sequence is MPDIVTLTMNPALDITTSTNRVVPTDKVRCGAPRRDPGGGGLNVARVLHVLGTPATAVFPSGGHTGRALEDLVATEGVEIRSLTIRGSTRESLTINENETGLQYRFVLPGPTVTAREQVACLDLVIEVASGADYVVVSGSLPPGVPADFYQQVADVVGDLGARVIVDTSGPALRQLRGGVFLVKPSIRELRDWTGRELSAIDDQVAAAREVIDRGVSQIVVLSLGADGALLVTRDRDEHFPSVQVPVVSGVGAGDSMVAGVVCGLAHGRSLSDSVRYGIAAGAAMLQTPGTALCRRPDVERFYQLLTDGSAAGTIVG
- a CDS encoding universal stress protein, which gives rise to MTTDSPIVVGVDGSAHSLDAVCWAADAAVHHRAPLSSLLGAPGTFGDAVNLSAGVFSGVEYAGTQSLATASELARRSVPGNHLTLRTSLRHGSAVAALLDAAESARMLVVGSRGLGEFTGGLVGSVSAAVASHAPCPVAVIRGMPEMDAPPLDGPVVVGVDGSPNSEPAIAAAFEEASLRGVDLVAVHAWSDFSLLTVTPADPSDNELPWSAIETAERAVLSERLAGWKDKYPDVSVRKVVVRDRPVHHLLQQARESQLVVTGSRGRGGFASLLLGSTSRALLHALTCPLLIVRR
- a CDS encoding GNAT family N-acetyltransferase is translated as MKTRTPHAVTTGVVVRSLRPTDRDDVQSLHERMDQHDAYLRFFGARPKHLEDLAESLCLQDPRHCALGAFIGGILVGVANYVSPAHQLDNDSTPVEFALVVDHEYQSHGIGTMLLTRLVDAARAHGIERMTAEVLAQNTLMLEVIRDRGWAHALRRDGTTLHLDLDLDLDEDAQADGPSARRRPVVM
- a CDS encoding PLDc N-terminal domain-containing protein, which gives rise to MSPWKRPVTWSRLTASQRAALVVMAAVQVGLAVAAWADLAKRDPHEIRGSRTTWAAAIAVNFIGPIAYFRWARRAPAQAR
- a CDS encoding AAA family ATPase, with the protein product MSATERTQRCSPPQAVGGLEVSGVETHTAYVVMVGDVVFKAKKPIRTAFADFGTAERRRAACEREVTLNRRLCPDVYLGVAELTDPAGGPTEALVKMRRMPSDRRLARLVGGGGDDTTAQVDAIAAVVARFHAGAEQSAEIDCDATPGAVAARWRANVSEVTSYRCDVLPAADVHEVQARALRYLKGRKRLFEYRVREGRIVDGHGDLLADDIFCLADGPRILDCLDFDDHLRHVDCIDDAACLAMDLEYLGREDLGSRFLDRYCAAARDEPPASLQHHYIAYRAFVRAKVACLRYTQGSRAAGEDARAHCNLALRQLRAGTVRMALVGGLPGTGKSTLSRKLADVTGSVVISSDHVRKELDGLDPHSRQVAGFGEGLYSGTMTDRTYAEVLRRARDHLTAGRSVVLDASWTQSMRRERAALVASCTHSDLVELECRAPRAMAIARIGSRPTGDSDATPAVYDAMAASAAAWPSATAVDTDTAAGDSVQTAERIWHSTSGWRDE